AGACCAATCAAGTCAGCTGAGAACTGTGTTTGAAGCCCAATAATTCTTGTTGCTTCATCGCGTTGTGATGCAGCTGGTAGTGATGACATGTCGATCCCCTTTATGTTGATTTAAAACTAACCCTTAACAGAGCCAGCTGTAAGTCCTGAAACGATTTTCTTATTGAAGATAATGAAGACAATCAGTGGTGGAATTGTGATGAGCAAAATGTCAGTGAAGAGTAAGTTGTACTGAGTCAAGTAAGCGCTCTGGAAGTAAAAGAGAGTTAACTGCACGGTAGCGTTATCACTGCCAGGCAGGAAGTAGAGCGGATTGGTAAAGTCATTAAAGACTGCCACTGAAGTTGTAACAATGATTGTTACATTAACAGGCATCAATAGTGGGAAAATGATTCGGCGCCATAGCGCAAATCCAGTGCAACCATCCATCGCTGCAGCTTCATCAATTTCTTTAGGAATTGATGCAATAAATCCCTTATAAATCAATATTGAGAACGCAGCACTGTATGCAACTTCAATGAAGATGAGTCCCTGGATTGTCTTGAAGAGATGAAGGCGTTGCAGAACCCAGATTGTTGGAACAACGGCTGGCGGAACTACCAGTCCAGCAAGAACCATAATATTTGCAAAATTTGTTAGCTTTCCAGGTCGGCGCGCGAAGATAAATGCTGCCATCGAGCACACAATTACAATCAGAGTGACCGAAACTACCGTGAGGATTGTTGAGTTGATGAATGCTCTGATCACAACTCCGTCGCTAGTCTCCAGCACGGTCTTAATGTTTTGCCAGAGCAGAAACTTCTCTGGCATTTCGAAATTGAATTGATATGACTCTTTGGAATTCTTGGCAGAAGTCAGAAATATTAGATAGAAGGGCGCTGCAAAGACAAAAAGCCCAATAGGGACTGCCACGAAATCTATCCAGTTCTTACGAAGGAATTTCTTCATGCCTGCTTCTCCTTCTTATTGAAGAACCAGTAAACAGGTCCGACGATTGCCAGAACGAAGAAGAGAAGAATTACGTTTCCTGCAGTTGCGAGGCCATAGAAGCCTGCTTGGTATTGCTTGTAATTAATTGAAGCAATCACATCTGAGAGGAAGCCCGGACCACCGTTAGTCATGGCCCAAATCAAATCGAATGAGCGCAGACCGCCGATAAAACTTAAAATGACTACTGCGGAAGTTGCTGGTTGGACTAATGGCAAGGTGATGTTTCTAAATTTGTCCCAGGCGCCTCCACCATCGACAGCCAGCGCTTCGTAATATTCTTGTGGAATGCTTGCAAGTCCTGCCATATAGAGAACTGTTGCTATTCCAACACCTTTCCACACATCAACAAAGGCGACAGAAAATAGGGGCAAGAGATTTGGGTCAACTAACCAGCCAGGTCCATAGGTTTCCCAGCCAATTGTTTTGCCGAAGGAGACAATCGCTTTATTGATCGCTCCATAATTCGGATCCATAAGGATGCTAAAGGTAAAGCCAACTCCAATTGTTGAAACCAATACCGGGAAATATACGACTGAGCGTAAGAAACCTTTAGCTCGAAGACGTCCGGTGAGTAGAAGTGCAAGAGCTAAACCAAAGACTACTTTTAGGCCTGATGTCACTACTCCATAGATCAAGGTATTTTTGAATCCGATAGCAAGTGAAGCTTCTTTAAAGTATTGAATAAAGTTCTCAAAGCCAACAAAT
The genomic region above belongs to Candidatus Planktophila dulcis and contains:
- a CDS encoding carbohydrate ABC transporter permease, yielding MKKFLRKNWIDFVAVPIGLFVFAAPFYLIFLTSAKNSKESYQFNFEMPEKFLLWQNIKTVLETSDGVVIRAFINSTILTVVSVTLIVIVCSMAAFIFARRPGKLTNFANIMVLAGLVVPPAVVPTIWVLQRLHLFKTIQGLIFIEVAYSAAFSILIYKGFIASIPKEIDEAAAMDGCTGFALWRRIIFPLLMPVNVTIIVTTSVAVFNDFTNPLYFLPGSDNATVQLTLFYFQSAYLTQYNLLFTDILLITIPPLIVFIIFNKKIVSGLTAGSVKG
- a CDS encoding carbohydrate ABC transporter permease, producing MSKAKQKKIENPYSYALVAPIGIIFTIFFVIPTIVSFFFSMTRWTLFDWEFVGFENFIQYFKEASLAIGFKNTLIYGVVTSGLKVVFGLALALLLTGRLRAKGFLRSVVYFPVLVSTIGVGFTFSILMDPNYGAINKAIVSFGKTIGWETYGPGWLVDPNLLPLFSVAFVDVWKGVGIATVLYMAGLASIPQEYYEALAVDGGGAWDKFRNITLPLVQPATSAVVILSFIGGLRSFDLIWAMTNGGPGFLSDVIASINYKQYQAGFYGLATAGNVILLFFVLAIVGPVYWFFNKKEKQA